The Blochmannia endosymbiont of Colobopsis nipponica genome has a segment encoding these proteins:
- a CDS encoding TerC family protein, with product MEIFMDISVWIGLLTLVILEIVLGVDNLVFIAILADRLPLKKRNSALVIGLLFALIMRLTLLSLISWLATFTLPLFKLVSFSFSIKDLILLFGGIFLLFKATTELHERLENKSNNTNKNRGHSSLWIVVVQIVVFDAIFSLDAVMTAIGMVDHLSIMMLAVIIATSIMLIASSTLIIFIKKHRTIMVLCLSFLLMIGLSLIAEGIGFYIPKSYLYAAIGFSILIESFNQISYFNLIKNQSAKPMRERTAEIIMRLMGGKSHSNSDGVIESVVPSSINHFAEEERHMITGVLSLASRTLRSIMTPRNKITWLNCQSSIEELRLILMDTPHNMFPVCNGELDQLIGIVRAKDLIHAIDSGEQIKSYASKNSAVVVPDALDVLKLLKELRRAKGSMVMISNEFGVIQGLVTPLDVLEAIAGEFPDEDETPEIEVVKGGWISKGSTDLHALQQALNTQNLVREWDDVASLAGLLLSQCDHIPTEGDVLIINEWQFTILKMVEYRIELVSIKRIILDK from the coding sequence ATGGAAATATTTATGGATATTTCAGTGTGGATAGGGTTATTAACTCTAGTTATATTGGAAATTGTTCTAGGAGTAGATAATTTAGTTTTTATTGCTATTTTAGCTGATAGGCTTCCTTTGAAAAAACGTAATAGTGCATTGGTAATTGGTTTATTATTTGCTCTAATTATGCGTCTTACTTTACTTTCATTAATTTCTTGGTTAGCAACTTTTACTTTACCTTTGTTCAAATTAGTTTCATTTTCTTTTTCTATTAAAGATTTAATTTTATTGTTTGGTGGTATTTTTCTTTTATTTAAAGCAACAACTGAATTGCATGAAAGATTAGAAAATAAGTCCAATAATACTAATAAGAATCGCGGACATTCAAGCTTATGGATAGTAGTGGTACAAATTGTAGTTTTTGATGCTATTTTCTCTCTTGATGCAGTAATGACAGCTATAGGTATGGTAGACCATTTATCTATCATGATGTTAGCTGTAATTATTGCTACATCAATTATGTTAATAGCTTCAAGTACATTAATCATCTTTATTAAAAAACATAGAACAATCATGGTGCTTTGTTTAAGTTTTTTGTTAATGATAGGTTTAAGTTTAATTGCTGAAGGTATTGGTTTTTACATTCCAAAAAGTTATCTGTATGCTGCTATTGGATTTTCAATTTTAATCGAATCATTTAATCAAATATCATATTTTAATCTTATCAAAAATCAATCTGCTAAGCCTATGCGTGAACGTACTGCTGAAATTATTATGCGATTGATGGGTGGAAAATCTCATTCAAATTCTGATGGTGTAATAGAGTCAGTTGTTCCTTCATCCATAAATCATTTTGCAGAAGAGGAACGTCATATGATCACAGGTGTTTTATCGTTGGCCTCTCGTACTTTGCGTAGTATCATGACTCCTCGTAATAAAATTACTTGGTTGAATTGTCAATCTTCTATAGAGGAATTACGTTTAATTTTAATGGATACTCCACATAATATGTTTCCTGTATGTAATGGTGAGCTAGATCAATTAATAGGTATAGTACGCGCCAAAGATTTGATACATGCGATAGATAGTGGTGAACAAATTAAATCTTATGCTTCAAAAAATTCAGCTGTTGTAGTTCCAGATGCTTTGGATGTTTTAAAGTTACTTAAAGAATTACGTCGTGCTAAAGGGAGCATGGTAATGATTTCTAATGAGTTTGGCGTTATTCAAGGATTAGTAACTCCTTTAGATGTACTTGAAGCTATAGCTGGTGAATTTCCTGATGAAGATGAGACTCCAGAAATTGAAGTAGTAAAAGGTGGGTGGATTTCAAAAGGAAGTACAGATTTACATGCTTTGCAACAAGCATTAAATACTCAAAATTTAGTGCGTGAATGGGATGATGTTGCTTCTTTGGCTGGTTTGTTATTATCTCAGTGTGATCATATTCCCACAGAAGGTGATGTGCTAATTATTAATGAATGGCAGTTTACAATCCTAAAAATGGTCGAATATCGTATAGAATTAGTTTCTATTAAACGTATTATATTAGATAAATGA
- a CDS encoding PTS mannose/fructose/sorbose transporter subunit IIC has translation MDITVLQAILLFVASSCIGMGSILDEFQFHRPLIACSLIGCILGDLKTGIIVGGTLELIALGWMNIGAAVAPDTALASIISTTLVIAGNQNIGAGIALAIPLAAAGQVLTIIVRTITVGFQHAADDAAKHGNLSAINWIHIAALVLQAMRIAIPSIIIAISVKTEVVHKILTSIPEVITNGLNIAGGMIVVVGYAMIINMMRTGHLMPFFYLGFVITAFTNFNLVALGIIGVVMAILYIQLSPQYNRIYVKSVNNLTNKQHNNFDNELD, from the coding sequence ATGGATATCACCGTTTTACAAGCCATTTTATTATTTGTTGCTTCATCATGTATAGGCATGGGCTCTATCCTCGATGAGTTTCAATTTCATAGACCTTTAATCGCTTGTTCTCTTATAGGTTGTATTCTTGGAGACTTAAAAACTGGCATTATTGTAGGAGGTACACTAGAATTAATTGCCCTTGGATGGATGAACATTGGAGCAGCTGTAGCACCTGATACCGCACTTGCTTCAATCATTTCTACCACATTGGTTATTGCTGGAAATCAAAATATTGGAGCAGGGATAGCTCTAGCTATTCCTTTAGCAGCAGCGGGGCAAGTCTTAACAATTATTGTACGAACGATTACAGTAGGCTTTCAGCATGCTGCTGATGATGCAGCTAAACATGGTAATTTATCGGCAATAAATTGGATTCATATTGCTGCTCTTGTCTTACAAGCCATGCGTATAGCAATACCATCTATTATAATCGCTATTTCAGTAAAAACTGAAGTAGTACATAAAATATTAACATCAATACCAGAAGTGATTACAAATGGCTTAAATATTGCTGGAGGTATGATTGTTGTTGTTGGCTATGCTATGATAATTAACATGATGCGCACTGGGCATCTGATGCCTTTCTTTTATTTAGGATTTGTTATAACAGCATTTACCAATTTCAATTTAGTAGCTCTAGGTATTATTGGCGTTGTCATGGCTATTCTTTACATACAATTATCTCCACAATATAATAGAATATATGTAAAATCAGTAAATAATTTGACAAACAAACAACACAATAATTTTGATAATGAATTAGACTAA
- the gap gene encoding type I glyceraldehyde-3-phosphate dehydrogenase: MITKIGINGFGRIGRMVFRAAQERSNIEVVAINDLLSIDHIAYLLKYDSTHGLFNGVIEVKDNYLIINEKNINYTTEKNPADILWEKHKVDVVIESTGRFLTTECSYKHIIAGANKVVMTGPAKDDTPMFVMGVNHHKYNGQNIISNASCTTNCLAPLAKVINDNFGIVEGLMTTVHAVTATQKTVDSPVHKDWRSGRGAYQNIIPTSTGAAQAVGKIITELNGKLTGISFRIPTPNVSVVDLTTRIKKTSSYKEICDAIKNATENEMKNIMGYSDEEVVSSDFNGNKLTSIFDSKSSIILNKNFVKLISWYDNETGYSNKVLDLITYITNR, translated from the coding sequence ATGATTACTAAAATAGGTATTAACGGTTTTGGAAGAATTGGTCGTATGGTTTTTCGTGCGGCACAAGAACGATCTAATATTGAAGTAGTTGCTATTAACGATCTGTTATCTATAGATCATATAGCTTATTTACTTAAATATGATTCAACTCATGGTCTATTTAATGGTGTAATAGAAGTAAAAGACAATTATTTAATAATAAATGAAAAAAATATAAATTATACAACAGAAAAAAATCCTGCTGACATTTTATGGGAAAAACATAAAGTAGATGTGGTTATTGAATCTACCGGTAGATTTCTAACTACTGAATGTTCTTATAAACATATAATTGCTGGTGCTAATAAAGTTGTTATGACTGGACCTGCTAAAGATGATACTCCAATGTTCGTCATGGGAGTCAATCACCATAAATATAACGGACAAAACATTATATCTAATGCTTCATGTACTACCAACTGCTTAGCTCCATTAGCAAAAGTAATCAATGATAATTTTGGCATTGTTGAAGGATTAATGACTACAGTACATGCTGTTACTGCTACGCAAAAAACTGTAGATAGCCCAGTACATAAAGATTGGCGAAGCGGACGAGGAGCGTATCAAAATATAATTCCAACCTCTACTGGAGCAGCTCAAGCTGTAGGTAAAATAATAACGGAACTAAACGGTAAATTAACCGGAATTTCCTTCCGTATACCAACTCCAAACGTTTCAGTTGTTGACCTAACTACACGTATTAAAAAAACATCTTCTTATAAAGAAATATGTGATGCAATAAAAAACGCAACAGAAAATGAGATGAAAAATATAATGGGATATTCTGACGAAGAAGTAGTATCAAGTGATTTTAATGGTAACAAATTAACATCCATTTTTGATTCCAAATCTAGCATCATTTTGAACAAAAATTTTGTTAAATTAATATCATGGTATGACAATGAAACTGGTTATTCAAATAAAGTACTGGATTTAATAACATATATCACAAATAGATGA
- the manX gene encoding PTS mannose transporter subunit IIAB gives MSIAIIVSTHGSTSEFLLKTTEMILGTQDNTSWVNFLPEENTKILREKFSQSLSKLNITVGVLFFVDIWGGTPFNVANDFINDKENYDIISGVNVPMLIETFMARNDKNIIFKELINIAITKGRDSIRSAKNNISGISSFNKIKDIKNVSQNENHHMLISLVRIDDRLIHGQVVTSWTKETNVSRIIVVNDEIAKDKIRTTLLTQVAPPGISVHVINIAKTIRVFNNPRYDKEKVMLLLNNPNDVLRLIEGGIPITSVNIGGMAFHTGKIQIHNVISVNEEDIEAFKKLDKYGINLEIRKVVSDPPLKIMDLINKMNKSNFQEK, from the coding sequence ATGAGTATTGCTATTATCGTTAGCACCCATGGATCAACATCTGAATTTTTGTTAAAAACAACTGAAATGATTTTAGGCACCCAAGATAACACATCTTGGGTTAATTTTTTACCAGAAGAAAACACAAAAATACTTAGGGAAAAATTTTCCCAAAGCTTATCTAAATTAAATATCACAGTAGGTGTATTATTTTTTGTTGATATTTGGGGAGGAACTCCTTTTAATGTTGCTAATGATTTTATCAATGATAAAGAGAACTATGATATTATTAGTGGTGTAAATGTTCCCATGTTAATAGAAACCTTTATGGCTAGAAATGATAAAAATATTATCTTTAAAGAACTAATAAATATCGCAATAACAAAAGGTCGTGATTCAATCAGATCTGCTAAAAATAACATATCCGGTATTTCTTCTTTTAATAAAATAAAAGATATTAAAAATGTTTCACAAAACGAGAACCATCATATGCTGATAAGTTTAGTTCGTATCGATGACCGATTAATACATGGTCAAGTGGTTACCAGTTGGACAAAAGAAACCAATGTATCGCGTATTATTGTTGTAAACGATGAAATAGCAAAAGATAAAATACGTACAACTTTATTAACTCAAGTAGCACCACCCGGAATTAGCGTTCATGTAATAAATATAGCTAAAACAATACGTGTATTTAATAATCCAAGATATGATAAAGAAAAAGTAATGTTGTTACTTAATAATCCCAATGACGTATTACGTCTGATAGAAGGAGGAATACCTATAACTTCAGTAAACATCGGAGGCATGGCTTTTCATACTGGAAAAATTCAAATTCATAATGTGATTTCAGTAAATGAAGAAGATATTGAAGCATTTAAAAAACTTGATAAGTATGGTATTAATTTAGAAATACGTAAAGTTGTATCTGATCCTCCATTAAAAATAATGGATCTAATAAATAAAATGAATAAATCTAACTTTCAGGAGAAATGA
- the tsaB gene encoding tRNA (adenosine(37)-N6)-threonylcarbamoyltransferase complex dimerization subunit type 1 TsaB encodes MSLIILAISTATEICSIALMINHVILDNTVVTSHKHAKKILMMIDNLLIDSGISLSNIDVLVYSHGPGSFVGLRIGIGVAQGLALGANLPLIGVSTLETLAQGAWREVGARDVLVSLNAYMNAFYFSYYRRQNNGKWLGHDTERIVSSVELADFFIKLVKRFYILVGNGWQKNLMLFNKNDFCMYVNRVLHPLACDMIPLALQKWYDGSIIAPDQVKPIYLIDKLV; translated from the coding sequence ATGTCTTTGATTATATTAGCGATCAGTACTGCAACTGAAATATGCTCTATAGCATTGATGATTAATCATGTTATTTTGGATAATACTGTGGTTACATCGCATAAACATGCTAAAAAAATTTTGATGATGATTGATAATTTATTAATTGATTCAGGTATTTCCCTGAGTAATATTGATGTTTTAGTATATTCTCATGGGCCGGGTAGTTTTGTTGGTTTACGTATTGGGATAGGAGTTGCTCAAGGATTAGCGTTAGGCGCTAATTTACCATTAATAGGGGTTTCTACTTTGGAAACATTAGCACAAGGAGCTTGGAGGGAGGTTGGAGCTCGAGATGTGTTGGTTTCCCTTAATGCCTATATGAATGCGTTTTATTTCTCTTATTATCGACGTCAAAATAATGGTAAATGGTTAGGTCATGATACTGAACGGATAGTTTCTTCCGTGGAATTAGCCGATTTTTTTATTAAATTAGTCAAAAGGTTTTATATCCTTGTAGGAAATGGATGGCAAAAAAACTTGATGTTATTTAATAAAAATGATTTTTGTATGTATGTGAATCGAGTTTTACATCCTTTAGCATGTGACATGATACCACTTGCTTTACAGAAATGGTATGATGGTTCAATTATTGCGCCTGATCAAGTAAAACCAATTTATTTAATAGATAAATTAGTATAG
- the minD gene encoding septum site-determining protein MinD, producing MSRIIVITSGKGGVGKTTSSAAIAIGLARKRKKTVVIDFDIGLRNLDLIMGCERRVVYDFINVIQNDAKLHQALIKDKYTDHLYILPASQTRDKHALTYRGVEKVFSDLNDMNFEFIICDSPAGIETGALMALYFADEAIITTNPEISSVHDSDRILGILSSKSKRAEDGTEMIKEHLLLTRYNPKRVSCGDMLSVKDVIDILQIPLIGVIPEDQLVLRASNQGIPIILNENSNAGQAYSDMVNRLLGESCPLRFIKENKKNFIRRLWSR from the coding sequence ATGTCGCGTATAATCGTTATTACTTCAGGGAAAGGAGGAGTTGGAAAAACTACATCAAGTGCTGCTATTGCTATTGGCTTGGCTCGTAAAAGAAAAAAAACTGTAGTCATCGATTTTGATATAGGATTACGTAATTTAGATTTAATTATGGGATGTGAACGACGAGTAGTATACGATTTTATAAACGTAATACAAAATGATGCTAAATTACATCAAGCTTTAATTAAAGACAAATACACCGATCATCTTTACATTTTACCAGCATCACAAACACGGGATAAACATGCATTAACATATCGTGGAGTAGAAAAAGTATTCAGTGATCTAAATGATATGAACTTCGAATTCATAATATGTGATTCACCAGCAGGTATAGAGACAGGAGCATTAATGGCATTATATTTTGCTGATGAGGCTATTATTACCACTAATCCTGAAATATCTTCCGTACATGATTCGGATCGGATACTTGGTATTTTATCCTCTAAATCAAAACGTGCCGAAGATGGTACGGAGATGATTAAAGAACACCTATTACTAACTCGTTACAACCCAAAAAGAGTTAGTTGCGGGGATATGCTTAGCGTAAAAGATGTTATTGATATTTTACAAATTCCTTTAATAGGAGTAATACCTGAAGACCAATTAGTATTAAGAGCATCTAATCAAGGAATACCAATTATTCTAAACGAAAATTCTAACGCTGGACAAGCATATTCAGATATGGTTAATCGACTGCTAGGCGAATCTTGTCCTTTACGCTTTATTAAAGAAAATAAAAAAAACTTCATCAGACGCCTCTGGAGTAGATGA
- the dsbB gene encoding disulfide bond formation protein DsbB produces MLYFFNIYSKTRKAWFLLSSTACILEIIALYFQHIMLFKPCALCIYQRCTLCGIILAGLIGTIAPKKTLLRFTGIFVWLYSASQGLLLAKKHINLQLNPSPFVTCDFFVNFPSWLPLDKWLPQIFDAIGDCTEYQWFFLSLEMSQWMVIIFGIYLIISVFVLISQFLKPFKTF; encoded by the coding sequence ATGTTGTATTTTTTTAATATTTATTCTAAAACTCGAAAAGCATGGTTTTTATTATCAAGTACCGCATGCATATTAGAAATCATAGCATTATATTTCCAACATATTATGCTATTCAAACCATGCGCATTATGTATATATCAACGTTGTACTTTATGTGGTATTATATTAGCGGGTTTAATTGGAACTATTGCGCCAAAAAAAACATTGTTGAGATTCACTGGAATTTTTGTTTGGTTATATAGTGCAAGTCAAGGTTTGCTTTTAGCAAAAAAACATATAAATTTACAATTGAATCCTTCTCCTTTTGTAACGTGTGATTTTTTTGTTAATTTTCCATCTTGGTTACCTTTAGATAAATGGCTACCTCAGATTTTTGATGCAATCGGAGATTGTACAGAATATCAATGGTTTTTTCTATCATTAGAAATGTCACAATGGATGGTTATAATTTTTGGAATATATTTAATCATATCAGTTTTTGTTTTGATATCACAATTCTTAAAACCATTCAAAACGTTTTAA
- the pabB gene encoding aminodeoxychorismate synthase component I, which yields MYPFFIKIPYRLNFVFDLFASISHKPWSMLLHSGYSNHPDGRFDILVTAPKITLITKDGITTIKNQKQYKTSNINPFKLLQEQINCANLKKMQTNTELPFQGGFLGIFGYDLVRYLEKIPVKAKQEIQLPDLAIGLYRWTIIADHHLCKITLISHDDPTNILSWINNYQSIKKNRSFRLQKTWRTNMNRMEYKKKFQTIQNFLQNGDCYQVCLAQRFCAPYIGDEWAAFHYLLHYNSSPFSAFIRLKKQAIMCFSPERFISLRNKNIQTKPIKGTISRNVNNFIDQQQLTKLMKSNKNKSENLMIVDLLRSDIGRIAVPGSIKVPKLFSIESFPAVHHMVSTITGTLSDNRSVIDIFKSCFPGGSVTGAPKIRAMEIIEMLEPQRRNAWCGSIAYLSCCGNMDSNIIIRTIIADQQHLFCSAGSAITINSNEDSEYQEMIDKISTIIPYLKN from the coding sequence ATGTATCCTTTTTTTATAAAAATACCATATCGATTGAATTTTGTTTTTGATCTTTTTGCATCAATATCACATAAACCTTGGTCTATGTTACTTCATTCTGGATATAGCAATCATCCAGATGGTCGTTTTGATATATTAGTTACTGCACCTAAAATAACCTTAATTACCAAAGATGGAATAACTACAATTAAAAATCAAAAACAATATAAAACTAGCAATATAAATCCATTTAAATTACTACAAGAACAAATAAATTGCGCTAATTTAAAAAAAATGCAAACAAATACTGAATTACCATTTCAAGGAGGATTTTTAGGTATATTCGGATATGATTTAGTTAGATATCTTGAAAAAATTCCAGTAAAAGCCAAACAAGAAATCCAATTGCCAGATCTGGCAATTGGATTATATCGATGGACAATTATAGCTGATCATCATTTATGTAAAATAACATTAATCAGTCATGATGATCCTACAAATATTTTATCTTGGATAAATAATTATCAATCAATTAAAAAAAACCGATCATTCCGCTTACAAAAAACATGGCGTACAAACATGAATCGCATGGAATACAAAAAAAAATTTCAAACAATACAAAATTTTTTACAGAATGGAGATTGCTATCAAGTTTGTTTAGCGCAACGTTTTTGTGCACCATATATAGGAGATGAATGGGCAGCTTTCCATTACTTATTACACTACAATAGTTCACCTTTTTCAGCTTTTATAAGATTAAAAAAGCAAGCTATAATGTGTTTTTCTCCAGAACGTTTTATAAGCTTAAGAAATAAAAACATACAAACTAAACCAATCAAAGGGACTATTTCTAGAAATGTAAATAATTTTATAGATCAACAACAGTTAACAAAATTAATGAAATCAAATAAAAATAAATCAGAAAATTTAATGATTGTCGATTTACTACGTAGTGATATAGGACGTATTGCTGTACCTGGAAGTATAAAAGTGCCAAAACTATTTAGTATTGAAAGCTTTCCCGCAGTACATCACATGGTAAGCACAATTACAGGAACTTTATCTGATAATCGATCTGTTATTGATATATTCAAATCATGTTTCCCAGGTGGATCAGTAACAGGTGCGCCAAAAATACGCGCAATGGAAATTATTGAAATGTTAGAACCCCAACGCCGTAATGCTTGGTGTGGAAGTATAGCTTACTTAAGTTGCTGTGGAAACATGGATTCTAATATTATAATCCGAACTATAATTGCTGACCAACAACATCTATTTTGTTCAGCAGGGTCTGCTATTACTATAAATAGTAATGAAGACTCAGAGTATCAAGAAATGATAGATAAAATCTCTACGATAATACCATATTTAAAAAATTGA
- a CDS encoding PTS mannose transporter subunit IID, with the protein MNQIRNIDIKKKLTTKDIWSVFIRSNLFQGSWNFERMQALGFCFAMIPVITRLYPENNKDRKQAIRRHLEFFNTHPYVAAPILGITMAMEEKKANGVPISDAAINSLKVGLMGPLAGVGDPIFWGTTRPILAALGASVAVSGSVLGPSLFFIPFNIIRLGTRYFGIIYGYQKGISIVTDMSNDLLKKLTEGASILGLFIMGALVNKWTHVNIPYVLARITDNEGHLITTTVQSILDQLMPGIAPLLLTFGSMWLLRKKIKVLWIIMGFFVLGIFGHYIGLLGM; encoded by the coding sequence ATGAATCAAATCAGGAATATCGATATTAAAAAAAAATTAACAACCAAAGATATATGGTCGGTTTTTATTCGCTCTAATCTTTTTCAAGGATCTTGGAACTTTGAACGTATGCAAGCTCTGGGATTTTGTTTTGCTATGATCCCAGTGATTACTCGTTTATATCCAGAAAATAATAAGGATCGGAAACAAGCTATACGAAGACATCTAGAATTTTTTAATACACACCCTTATGTAGCAGCACCTATATTAGGAATAACTATGGCAATGGAAGAAAAAAAAGCTAATGGAGTTCCGATAAGCGATGCTGCTATTAACAGCTTAAAAGTAGGCCTTATGGGACCATTAGCAGGAGTAGGCGATCCAATCTTCTGGGGAACCACTCGACCAATTTTAGCTGCATTAGGAGCAAGTGTCGCTGTTAGCGGCAGTGTGCTTGGTCCATCTTTATTTTTTATTCCATTTAATATTATACGATTAGGAACTCGTTATTTTGGCATTATTTATGGCTATCAAAAAGGAATTAGCATTGTAACTGATATGAGTAATGATTTACTAAAAAAACTGACAGAAGGAGCATCAATATTAGGATTATTTATTATGGGAGCGCTAGTAAACAAATGGACTCATGTTAATATTCCATATGTTTTAGCTCGTATTACGGACAATGAAGGTCATCTTATTACAACAACTGTGCAATCTATTTTAGATCAGTTAATGCCTGGTATCGCTCCTTTATTATTAACTTTTGGTTCCATGTGGCTATTGCGAAAGAAAATAAAAGTTCTATGGATTATAATGGG
- the minC gene encoding septum site-determining protein MinC, translated as MSIQFKKGHFNLFIIHIEDIRSENIFKKIKEKIQYASTFFKNTPVVINVENIAYPTNWPKLYKTILNSGLYIIGTCCCKNNTLKKMIIKSGLPILKETIIDKNYTQEKVLTKEKNIVNKTKLINKPIRSGQQIYAHNGDLIIMNNVNPGAEIIADGNIHIYGAMKGRAIAGASGDKTSQIFCTYFSPEVISISGKYLLSEQIPTNFFAKSVKIHLKNNIIIIQDLF; from the coding sequence ATGTCTATACAATTTAAAAAAGGTCACTTCAATTTATTCATTATCCATATTGAAGATATTAGATCAGAAAACATATTCAAAAAAATAAAAGAAAAGATTCAATATGCTTCTACCTTTTTTAAAAATACACCTGTTGTTATAAATGTTGAAAATATCGCCTATCCGACTAACTGGCCTAAATTATATAAAACAATATTAAACTCTGGATTATATATCATAGGTACGTGTTGTTGTAAAAATAATACATTAAAAAAAATGATCATCAAAAGTGGATTACCTATCCTTAAAGAAACAATAATAGATAAAAATTATACGCAAGAAAAAGTATTAACAAAGGAAAAAAATATCGTAAATAAAACAAAATTAATAAATAAACCAATAAGATCAGGGCAACAAATATATGCTCACAATGGCGATTTAATAATCATGAATAATGTAAATCCTGGAGCTGAAATTATTGCAGATGGAAATATCCATATATATGGAGCTATGAAAGGCCGTGCAATAGCTGGAGCATCAGGTGATAAAACAAGCCAAATTTTTTGTACTTACTTTTCTCCAGAAGTAATATCTATTAGCGGGAAATATTTACTGAGCGAACAAATACCAACAAATTTTTTTGCTAAATCTGTAAAAATACATTTAAAAAATAATATAATCATTATTCAAGATTTATTTTAA